The DNA sequence GACGCAGCTCCTCGTCGTCTTCTTCGTTGTAGGCAGCGGCTACATGGAAGCCATGGTGCTCCAGCACATGGCGCACGCGTGCCGAATCCTGCACATTCAACTTTAGCGTTACACGGAAGCGGCTTTCCGAAGCATCCATCGGTTGGACCAGCAATGCCCGCACCCGCGTATCGCACTGCTCCACACAGTAGAGCA is a window from the Rhodothermus sp. genome containing:
- a CDS encoding CBS domain-containing protein — protein: LYCVEQCDTRVRALLVQPMDASESRFRVTLKLNVQDSARVRHVLEHHGFHVAAAYNEEDDEELRQRVEAFMRYLEV